The following are encoded together in the Lathyrus oleraceus cultivar Zhongwan6 chromosome 3, CAAS_Psat_ZW6_1.0, whole genome shotgun sequence genome:
- the LOC127127787 gene encoding probable inactive dual specificity protein phosphatase-like At4g18593 codes for MAETSISESETATKSQCIYRCKKCRRIVASEDIIVSHERGKGESSFKWSKRNNESWENKNQPADCTSIFVEPMKWMQPVQEGQVEEKLVCMGCKARLGYFNWAGMQCSCGAWINPAFQLQKSKLDECYM; via the exons ATGGCTGAAACTAGTATCTCTGAGTCAGAAACTGCAACCAAATCTCAATGTATATACCGGTGTAAGAAATGCAGAAGAATTGTTGCTTCAGAGGATATTATAGTTTCCCATGAACGTGGAAAAGGAGAATCAAGCTTCAAGTGGAGTAAGAGAAACAACGAATCCTGGGAAAATAAAAATCAACCAGCTGATTGCACCTCAATATTTGTCGAGCCCATGAAGTGGATGCAACCAG TACAAGAAGGTCAAGTGGAGGAGAAACTTGTGTGCATGGGTTGTAAAGCTCGTCTGGGTTACTTCAACTGGGCTGGCATGCAGTGCAGCTGTGGAGCCTGGATCAATCCTGCTTTTCAGCTCCAAAAAAGCAAATTAGATGAGTGCTACATGTAA